From Bacteroides uniformis:
AGCCTCCCCCGTTGGCTGACCGTCCACTCACCGTCTTCCAGACGTACGTTTTTCGTATCATCATCTTCCACATTCCAGGCATATCCACCGGCAGGCAGACCTCGACGGTCCAGAATTTCGTTCGAAACACCTTCCTCCGAGAAAAACAACTCCACTTGCGTAGAGTCCGGACTGAACACCAAGAACAAAGTCTTCCCGGCATCATCCACTGCATTCATGCGGACACCTTTCTCCCACAAATGGATGCAATCTTTCTGCACCTCGCTCCACGTATATCCGGCAGAAGCAATACAACCATGTTCGTCTTTATCACTACCAACCACGGCCTCTTTTTCCTTTCTCTCCGAAGTTTCCGCTTCCTTTTTACCGCCGTTTCCACAACCGGTCAACAAAGCTCCGGCACATATCAGGCACATAGATACAACCTTCATATTCATACGCTTGTTTTTATTAGTTTTCAATTGACAAAGTTAAAAACAAATCGGCAGTACTAAAAGTTTCTTCCCTTTTTATACGCACGGCTCTTTCGTTTAAAGGAGTTATCGGGAGTCAGAAGGAGTCATCAGCCGGCAAGTCGGCTTAGGAGTTAAAGCCGATAGTTCTGTGAATACATACACAAGAGTATCGGCTGTAACCCCTAGCGGAGCAAAGTGATAACTCCTCTAACTCTCTTGCTTGTCATGGCTTGAGATATACCACTGTTTTTCCACTACCATATTTGCGAATAATACCTTCTTCCAGAAATAGGTTCAAATCGGCCACCGCCTGATGTTTCGCCTTTCCGGTCAGCTGTTCATAATCAGTACGCGTAATGCAGCCATACTTATTCAAATGCTGCAACAGTTTTTTTCTCCGCTCCTCCAATGTCAATTTGGAATGAGAGATATAGGGAGATGCTTTCCGTTCCAGCTCCATTGTCTGAAAGCGGTTGCGGAATCTACTGCTGATACGTAAGTTCACATTCTGAAAATGTACGGACGGAGAGCGAATATCCTTTTTATTCGCCACGGCCTTGTCGCACTTCAATGACAACGAAAAGAATCCCAATTCGCCCACTTCAACTATCCATCCGTCTGCCAGCCAACTGTGCAACTCATCCGTTATAGCCTGCAACGTGCCATCGAGAATGGCAGGGCTGAAACCGGTAGCCTTGTGAACCAGTTCGCGGAATTTATCGGCAGGAATGGTTCCTTTGGGAAGAATACGGGCGTGAAGCAGCTTTTCTTCACCGTCCTCCGGAGAAGGATTGGGGGTCTGGTATAAATCGTAATAAGCACTCATATAATTTAGAATATCAGTTGGGCAATATTATTCATTCAATGCTGCAAGAACAAGTCCTGATGCACCGAGTTTAATTCGTTAGACAATTGTTGCTGTTTCGTTAAACGTCCATCTTACGAAAGAACAACAATTGTCTAACGGAAAGAAGACATCTGTCTAACGAATTAAAAACAACGCCCAAAAGTATTAATAAAAAGGGAAGTAGGGATTAAAAAAGGGGAAAAATCGCTCTAATAATAGGTTCATTGGCGTAATAAAAGCTTTTATTCAGTTGGTTTTTAAACAGACTCTTAAATGAGCAAAGTTGAGAATAAAAAGTTGCCGTTCCAAACAAAGAAAGAATGTTTATTTTGCTCCTGCTGGGCAACTCCATAACATCGCCATAGAACACCTTCCAAGCAGCGACTCTACTTTTATAGCGGAACAAATAAATTTCTATCGGTTGTCGTCTACGCGACAATTGGTTATGATAAAAGACAAAAGCCATATTAAAGAAGCTGTTCTCTATGGAGGTCTTAAATATGATGCTGATACAACAGCTTTAGTAGTCGAAAACAAAAAATATACTGATATTCCTCGAGACTTGAATATTCAACATACCTTCTATCCGGATTCCCTAAACCTGCGTGACGGAGCCAAATACCTTCCCGCCACTAAGATAGAAGCTGAACAAATTAAACAAGCACTAGAGAATACGAGACTTCAGCCAGCCTTATATATGGATTTACGAGGTACAGAAGAATCTTTTAAAGCTTTATCAGGTAAGAATATCAGTATGCTACATATCGCCACTCATGGTTTCTATTGGACAGAAACAGAAGCCAGACAGACAAAGGATCTTGATTTCTTGATGATGGGAGACAATAACCAATCACGCTACGTAGAAGACAAAGCATTGACTCGATCAGGACTGCTATTGTCAGGAGCAAATATTGCACTGAAAGGAAATCCTTTGCCGGAAGGATTAGAAGACGGCATACTCACCGCCAAAGAGCTTGCCGGTTTAGATTTACGAGGGTTAGACCTGGTAGTACTTTCTGCCTGCCAAACCGGACTGGGAGAAATAACCGGTGACGGAGTATTCGGCTTGCAACGCGGTTTCAAAAAAGCGGGAGCCAACACATTATTAATGAGTCTCTGGAAAGTGGACGATAATGCTACTCAACTCTTGATGACACAGTTTTACAAGAATCTGCTCGCAGGAAAGAGCAAATTTGAATCTTTGCGCGAGGCCCAGAAGTATGTACGTGACTACGAAGTTGAAATTGAAACAACTCCCGACAAGCGCTGGCAGTCAGAAGCCAGGCAAAAAGAAAAACAGAGCAAAAAGCCTATGCCCAAAGAGTTCAAGAAAATAAAAAAATATAAGGATCCCTTTTACTGGGCTGCATTCATTTTATTGGATGCAATTGATTAACTCTTAATTTATGAAAAACATGAAAAATTACTTATTGTGCATATTCCTTGCAGTATTTACCATCAGTATTTATGGGCAAAACCACAAGAATGCTGCGGACTATAGGACAGATGCAATAAATGGAAACGCGATTGCACAATTCTATCTCGGACAGAGCTACTTTAGGGGATGGGGTATAAAACCTGATACCATACAAGCCGTTTATTGGTGGCGAAAGTCGGCTGAGCAAGGAAATCCTGCTGCACAAAACAATATGGGTGCAGCCTATAGTAATGGCTGGGGGAATTTAACTCAAAATAAAGAAACGGCCATCTATTGGTATAAAAAAGCAGCTGAAAAAAATGGGGCTTTTCCACAAAAGAACCTTGGACGCATATATGAAGACAAAGAAAACTATGAAGAGGCTTTTATCTGGTATAAAAAAGCCGCCGAACACAATAATAGCCCGGAATCTTATTATGCACAAAGCCGCTTAGCCTATTTACTGAAAAACGGGTTAGGAGTCACAAAGAATTACCCCGCCGGAATGGCATGGACAAAACGAGCAGCTAAAAACGGGAATGCAAGCGGACAGATTTCGCTTGCAATCTCTTATGAATACGGCATAGACAACATCTTGAGAAAAGATGGGAATTCAGCGTTATATTGGTACAAAAAGGCTGCTCTCAACAAAGACATTGGAGAACTCCAGAAGTCTATAGCAGAAGCTGCCATAGAAAGATTGGAAGAAGCGGGATTCAACGGACAGAATACTCTCCTCAAAATGATACCGGACTATAAACCATTCTACACTGCACCTTCGGAAAGTGAACAGAAAAGCATGCATGAATCTGTTCGCAATAGCACGGTAGAGTGGGGAAAAACAATAGAAGGAGAGGCTTCTCTAGGACAAACCCAAAATGATGAAATAAATGGATTCAGGGTAGAATTCAAAGAAGATAATATTAAAATTGGCTTTACTAAAAACTCAGAATTCACTTTATTCATCCATATTCAAGAAGATGACATAATAGTTAAAAATGGCTCTGAAAATGGTGTAGAATACAACCGAAACACCGGAAAACCGTATATGCTGCTCCGCCCCTACAGTTATGAAATAGAAGCCAAAGAATATCCCGGACAAATATTTGAACGGACAAACTACACAAACGGGAATAAATATTGGGGAGAAACCTATAATGGACAACGCCACGGATACGGCATTCATATCTGGGAAAATGGGAATATGTGGTTCGGCCCTTGGAAGGATGGTGAAAGAAATGGATACGGCGCTTACTTTGATATTACGGCACACACCATTCAGTCAGGAAAATGGATTGGAAATGAATTGATAGCCGGTACTTCTTATATCTGTAAAGAAAAAGCGGAACCGGTTCTTCCAGCCAGAACCAGAACCGTTTCAAAACCATTTTCCTATAGCGGTACTGTTCGCTATATAAATTTACCGACCAGCTCATACATGTCATACATCACAGAAGCCATCAACAAATGGGGGAAATGCCGTACCGGAGCAATCACTATGTATGGAGCAGGAGTAGGAGTGTATGGGAATAGTGGATATGCCTACACCGGCAGTACTCCCAGCAAGCTTAAGAAACGTATAGAAGAAGCCAACAGCAGCAATGCTGAAATAACAGACATCAACATCACTGAAAATGGCAACTATGTAATTATCTTAGGCGGTTCAGGGTATTGGACTCTTGGTTATCCGGATGCATTCCTCAAAAAACTGGAACAATATCGTACAGGAGATTTAAGAGACGACAATATTCTTTCGGCCTGCTTCAATGATAGAGGAGAATGGGTAGTTATCACGGACAAGCATTACAGCTATTCAAATGAAACCATCAAAAATTTCATACTGAAAGCCGAAGAACTATACGAAGAGGTTTACTATGCCTATATTACCAATTACGGGATGATAGCTTGCTGCAAAAACGGAGTATATTACAAAAACATTCCATCCAATTTGGCAGAGGCATTGAAGAAACTCACATTCAAACCCAAAGTCATCAAGTTTACAGACAATGGATTGTACTTGATTACAGATGGAGAATCACAAAATTATTATTTTATGTAATCACTCATTTTTTTTAAATATAGGCAATAGGTTATAGCATAGGACTTTCCATGTCGTCAAATGGCTAAATACAACGTTAAAAAAAGTCGTTCAGTCCCGTTAAAGCACCATGCCGTTTTTAAGTGTTGTAACTTCGCACCGTGGTCACAAAGAAACAGGTCTCGCTAACTGACGAGTGAACGAAACCGCAAGTAACAACCATTAAAAACAAAAAACATTATGGCATTTCGTTATGTAGTAAAAAAGAGAATGGTAGGCATTGGTACCAAAACCGAGAAGTATGTAGCTGCTTCTTATTCCGTAGCAAATATTGATTTTGATAGATTATGCGACCAGGTGACCAGTCAAGGGATGGTGCCAAGAGGTATCGTAAAAGCCGTATTGGACGGTATGATTGACGCACTCTGCACCTATGCCAGCATCGGTGCAACCGTACGGCTGGGAGACTTCGGAAGCCTCCGACCGGGATTGAACGGCAAAAGCCAGGAGGATGCAAAGTCTGTAACGGCTGATGTCGTTTACCGCCAGAAACTGATTTTCGTGCCGGGACAACGTTTGAAGAACATGATGAAACAATCGGGCATCACACGATTGGTAACCGGCTCTGAAATCGTGCCGGACAATGAAGAAAATCCCGGAGGAAACGAAAGCGGAGGCGGCGGCAATGATGGTGACCAAGGTGAAAATCCATTAGGATAAACTGATAGAGTTTTATCAAGGAAACAAACAATTCCACAGAGGAGGCTTCATGACAAGTCTCCTCTGTTTATTTATATGACCTGTTTCGCTATCCATGCACAAGCCTCAGCATCAGCCAACGCATGATGATGATGTTCCAACTGATAGCCACAGCAAACAGCCACTGTATGCAACTGATAGTTAGGCAATCCCTTTATAGCACGACGTGATGCCTGCAAAGTACAATAAAACTCATAATCCGGATAATCCATGCAGTAAGTACGGAAAACAGCTTTCAGGCAGCTTTCATCAAAGGCCTTGTTGTGCGCTACCAATGGCAAGCCTTCAATGCGTGGAGCTATTTCCTGCCACACAACGGGAAAGATAGGAGCATCCTGGGTATCTGCCAACGTCAGACCATGCACGCGGGTATTCCAATAAGTGTAATACTCCGGTTCGGGACGGATGAGGCTATAATAATGGTCCACAATCTCTCCATCACGTACGATAACCACTCCTACACTACAAACGCTGGTACGCTGTTCGTTGGCCGTTTCAAAATCAATGGCAGCAAAATCTTTCATCCGATATGGTTTTATAGTCGCCAAAGATACGAAAAATTCACTCTGTTCCTTTCATTCTACACCTGGTTTCCATTATCTTTGTCCCCCGGACAAAGGTTAAAATATCATGGAACATCCACTTTCGCAATTCAAATATTGTCCGAAATGCGGTTCAGCCCATTTCGAAGTTCATAACGAGAAGTCGAAGCAGTGCGCCGACTGCGGTTTCGTCTACTACTTCAACCCCTCTTCCGCCACCGTCGCCTTGATACTGAACGAGCGCGACGAGCTGTTGGTGTGCCGCCGCGCCAAAGAGCCTGCCAAAGGGACGCTGGACC
This genomic window contains:
- a CDS encoding HU family DNA-binding protein; the protein is MSAYYDLYQTPNPSPEDGEEKLLHARILPKGTIPADKFRELVHKATGFSPAILDGTLQAITDELHSWLADGWIVEVGELGFFSLSLKCDKAVANKKDIRSPSVHFQNVNLRISSRFRNRFQTMELERKASPYISHSKLTLEERRKKLLQHLNKYGCITRTDYEQLTGKAKHQAVADLNLFLEEGIIRKYGSGKTVVYLKP
- a CDS encoding 3'-5' exonuclease, encoding MKDFAAIDFETANEQRTSVCSVGVVIVRDGEIVDHYYSLIRPEPEYYTYWNTRVHGLTLADTQDAPIFPVVWQEIAPRIEGLPLVAHNKAFDESCLKAVFRTYCMDYPDYEFYCTLQASRRAIKGLPNYQLHTVAVCCGYQLEHHHHALADAEACAWIAKQVI
- a CDS encoding tetratricopeptide repeat protein, whose product is MKNMKNYLLCIFLAVFTISIYGQNHKNAADYRTDAINGNAIAQFYLGQSYFRGWGIKPDTIQAVYWWRKSAEQGNPAAQNNMGAAYSNGWGNLTQNKETAIYWYKKAAEKNGAFPQKNLGRIYEDKENYEEAFIWYKKAAEHNNSPESYYAQSRLAYLLKNGLGVTKNYPAGMAWTKRAAKNGNASGQISLAISYEYGIDNILRKDGNSALYWYKKAALNKDIGELQKSIAEAAIERLEEAGFNGQNTLLKMIPDYKPFYTAPSESEQKSMHESVRNSTVEWGKTIEGEASLGQTQNDEINGFRVEFKEDNIKIGFTKNSEFTLFIHIQEDDIIVKNGSENGVEYNRNTGKPYMLLRPYSYEIEAKEYPGQIFERTNYTNGNKYWGETYNGQRHGYGIHIWENGNMWFGPWKDGERNGYGAYFDITAHTIQSGKWIGNELIAGTSYICKEKAEPVLPARTRTVSKPFSYSGTVRYINLPTSSYMSYITEAINKWGKCRTGAITMYGAGVGVYGNSGYAYTGSTPSKLKKRIEEANSSNAEITDINITENGNYVIILGGSGYWTLGYPDAFLKKLEQYRTGDLRDDNILSACFNDRGEWVVITDKHYSYSNETIKNFILKAEELYEEVYYAYITNYGMIACCKNGVYYKNIPSNLAEALKKLTFKPKVIKFTDNGLYLITDGESQNYYFM
- a CDS encoding CHAT domain-containing protein codes for the protein MRIKSCRSKQRKNVYFAPAGQLHNIAIEHLPSSDSTFIAEQINFYRLSSTRQLVMIKDKSHIKEAVLYGGLKYDADTTALVVENKKYTDIPRDLNIQHTFYPDSLNLRDGAKYLPATKIEAEQIKQALENTRLQPALYMDLRGTEESFKALSGKNISMLHIATHGFYWTETEARQTKDLDFLMMGDNNQSRYVEDKALTRSGLLLSGANIALKGNPLPEGLEDGILTAKELAGLDLRGLDLVVLSACQTGLGEITGDGVFGLQRGFKKAGANTLLMSLWKVDDNATQLLMTQFYKNLLAGKSKFESLREAQKYVRDYEVEIETTPDKRWQSEARQKEKQSKKPMPKEFKKIKKYKDPFYWAAFILLDAID
- a CDS encoding HU family DNA-binding protein; translated protein: MAFRYVVKKRMVGIGTKTEKYVAASYSVANIDFDRLCDQVTSQGMVPRGIVKAVLDGMIDALCTYASIGATVRLGDFGSLRPGLNGKSQEDAKSVTADVVYRQKLIFVPGQRLKNMMKQSGITRLVTGSEIVPDNEENPGGNESGGGGNDGDQGENPLG